Proteins from a genomic interval of Chanodichthys erythropterus isolate Z2021 chromosome 8, ASM2448905v1, whole genome shotgun sequence:
- the LOC137025318 gene encoding polymeric immunoglobulin receptor-like translates to TGGSVVLPCSCAHPQSTVITFTWQFQHSGRWIPVFEDEEYSGRRVLFNENTPQNLSLLISDLRQEDQGYYRCETKQSTSIQLTVKGCDLVQNTEAVNAVTGYSGESVVLPCSCSELLAKPEQIQWMYYVEKAYKEIYPNETIEKHKNRVKLLNQTSPGNLSLHISALTAEDEGDYQCSVSSQTVSYRLRVEVTLRTEKPHIHTVTLRTEKPHIHTVTLGTEKPHIHTVIIGTEKPHIHTSISLSTLQPSHQTQELEPPQQPHQTPQYLFILVAVFPLALILTFLALSSRYAKDEEACSAIVYVETAFPPDHTQNDAVELTECQYQC, encoded by the exons ACAGGTGGATCAGTGGTGCTGCCCTGCTCCTGCGCTCATCCTCAGTCTACAGTCATCACATTCACATGGCAGTTTCAACACAGTGGACGATGGATTCCGGTATTTGAGGATGAGGAGTACAGCGGCAGACGTGTGCTGTTTAATGAAAATACTCCACAAAATCTGTCTCTTCTCATTTCTGACCTCAGACAGGAAGATCAAGGGTACTATAGGTGTGAGACTAAACAATCTACATCCATTCAGTTAACAGTGAAGG gcTGTGATTTGGTCCAGAACACAGAGGCAGTGAATGCGGTGACTGGATATTCAGGAGAGTCTGTGGTTCTGCCCTGCTCATGCTCTGAACTACTGGCTAAACCTGAACAGATACAATGGATGTATTATGTAGAAAAAGCTTATAAGGAAATTTACCCAAATGAAACGATTGAGAAGCACAAGAACAGAGTCAAACTGTTGAATCAAACATCTCCAGGAAATCTCTCTCTACACATATCAGCACTGACCGCAGAGGACGAAGGAGACTATCAGTGTTCTGTCTCGTCTCAAACAGTCTCCTACAGACTTCGTGTTGAAG TTACTCTCAGGACAGAGAAACCACACATCCATACAGTTACTCTCAGGACAGAGAAACCACACATCCATACAGttactcttgggacagaaaaaccACACATCCATACAGTTATTATCGGGACAGAGAAACCacacatccatacatccatcagTTTATCAACACTTCAACCTTCACACCAAACACAAGAACTTGAACCACCTCAACAACCACACCAAACACCTCAAT ATCTCTTCATTCTAGTGGCAGTGTTTCCCTTAGCACTGATTCTGACATTTCTGGCTTTATCTTCTAGATATGCAAAG GATGAAGAGGCATGTTCTGCTATAGTCTATGTTGAAACGGCATTCCCACCTGATCACACACAGAATGACGCAGTGGAGCTCACCGAGTGTCAATACCAATGCTGA